The Pantoea trifolii nucleotide sequence GGTTCATGGTGTTTCCTCTCGCCTGGTGTTTACCTGAGCGTCCAAATCGACGCCAAAGCAAAAGAGTAGCAAAGGATTATTTGCAAAACATCTGTCACTTTTTGCGCTGTATTAAGCCATGTCTAACTGTAAACCTGGCAACAAAACGTTCCAGATCAATAAATGCCCTTAGGTCAGACCAGCGCAAACCCTGTAATACCTGACATTTGTGGGGTTTTAAGGACATTTACTGCTCGGATGAGTTCCCTTCGCTTCGAAAAATGTTAAAATTGACCGCAGTCAATAATCATCGAGCGTAACTAATATGATCCAGGAAAAACGCAGCATTCGACGTATTCAGTCTGGCGGTTGTGCCATCCATTGTCAGGATTGCAGTATCAGCCAATTGTGTATTCCCTTCACGCTGAACGAGCACGAACTGGATCAGCTGGATAACATCATTGAGCGCAAAAAGCCGATTCAAAAAGGCCAGACGCTGTTCAAAGCCGGTGATGAACTGAAATCGCTCTACGCAATCCGCTCCGGCACCATCAAAAGCTACACCATCACTGAACAAGGCGACGAGCAAATTACTGGCTTCCATCTGGCAGGCGATTTGGTTGGTTTTGACGCCATTGTCGGTGCAAAACATCCAAGCTTTGCGCAAGCGCTGGAAACCGCAATGGTGTGCGAAATCCCGTTTGAAACCCTCGACGATCTCTCTGGTAAAATGCCAGCGCTACGTCAGCAGATGATGCGTTTGATGAGCGGTGAAATCAAAGGCGATCAGGATATGATTCTGCTGCTGTCGAAGAAAAATGCCGAAGAGCGTCTGGCGGCGTTTGTCTGGAATCTGTCGCGCCGTTTCGGCCAGCGCGGTTTCTCACAGCGTGAATTCCGTCTGACCATGACGCGCGGCGATATTGGTAACTATTTGGGACTAACCGTAGAAACCATCAGCCGTTTGCTGGGTCGCTTCCAGAAAAGTGGCATGCTGGCGGTTAAAGGCAAATATATCACCATCGAGAACCACGCTTTGCTGGCAGAATTAGCTGGCCAGACCGAACAAGCCGCGTGATTTTGTGCCGGGTTAATAAAAGTTATTTTATTGATCCGGCAACAACTTTTCCGCTTCTGCCCTGTCCAAACTTAGGCTATCTTTAATCCAACTTGCTTTGGTTTTAGGAGATCGGCCTATGTCCCGGTACCAAAATATTCTGGTGGCTATTGATGCCCAGCAGGACGATCAGCCCGCGCTGCGTCGTGCGGTTTATCTCAATCAACGTATCGGCGGAAAAATCAAAGCTTTCCTGCCTATTTACGACTTCTCATATGAAATGACCACGCTGCTGTCGCCCGATGAGCGCTCCAATATGCGCAAAGGGGTGATCAGCCAACGTACCGAATGGATTCGCCAACAGGCCCAGGCATATATTGAGGCTGGCGTTGAAATTGAAATCAAAGTGGTTTGGCATAACCGTCCGTATGAAGCCATCATTCAGGAAATTATGGCGCATCAGCATGATTTAGTGCTGAAAATGGCACACCAGCACGATCGCCTGGAAGCAGTAATCTTCACCCCGACGGATTGGCACCTGCTGCGGAAATGCCCTTGCCCAGTGTGGATGGTGAAAGATCAGGCGTGGCCTGAGGGCGGCAAAGCGGTGGTGGCGGTCAATCTCGCCAGCGAAGAGCCGCATCACGATGAGCTTAACCAGAAGTTGATTCGTGAAACTACGCTGCTGGCCGAGATGGTGAATCACACCGAAGTGCATTTGGTCGGCGCTTATCCCATCACACCCATCAACATTGCTATCGAACTGCCGGACTTTGATCCTAGCGTCTACAACGACGCGATTCGCGGACAGCATTTAGTGGCGATGAAAGCGCTGCGACAAAAATTCTCAATCGGTGAAGAGTTCACCCATGTGGCGAAAGGTTTGCCTGAGGAAGTGATTCCGGATATCGCTTCGCATCTGGACGCCGGCATTGTGGTGCTCGGCACCATCGGCCGTACCGGTTTGTCAGCAGCGTTTCTGGGTAACACTGCGGAACAAGTGATCGATCATCTGCGCTGCGATTTACTGGCGATCAAGCCAGATGATTTCAAATCGCCGATTGATTACGATGACGAAGAAGATGAAGACGATTGATTAAAAAAGGGCGGCTCGCAATGGCCGCCCTTTCACTATCTACTCAGGGCGGTGAGTCACATCACCGCCCTGCTTTTTTACAGCGCGCGCAGAATGCCTTCCACGCTCGCTTTCGCATCACCAAACAGCATCTGCGTATTGCCTTTAAAGAACAGCGGATTTTGGACGCCTGCATATCCGGTGCTCATCGAGCGTTTAAACACAATCACGTTCTGCGCTTTCCACACTTCCAGCACCGGCATGCCAGCGATTGGACTGCGCGGATCTTCCAGTGCGGCTGGGTTAACGGTGTCATTCGCGCCGATCACCAACACGGTATCGGTATCGCTGAAGTCATCGTTAATTTCGTCCATTTCCAGCACCACATCGTAAGGTACTTTCGCTTCCGCCAGCAGCACGTTCATGTGGCCCGGCAGACGACCGGCAACCGGGTGAATACCAAAGCGAACTTTAATACCGCGTGCGCGCAGCTTTTCGGTAATCTCAGCCACCGGATACTGCGCCTGCGCCACCGCCATGCCATAACCCGGCGTGATCACCACAGAAGATGAGGCTTTCAGCATTTCTGCTGTTTCTTCCGCCGTAATTTCACGGTGCTCGCCGACTTCATCGCTTTCGCCGCCCACGCTTACGTCGGTACCAAAACCACCGGCGATCACGCTGATAAAGGAGCGATTCATCGCTTTACACATGATGTAAGAGAGGATGGCACCGGAAGAACCGACCAGCGCGCCGGTAACAATCAGCAAGTCATTACTCAGCATGAAGCCCGCCGCCGCGGCGGCCCAACCGGAGTAAGAGTTCAGCATCGAAACCACAACCGGCATATCCGCACCGCCGATCGACGCCACCAGATGCCAGCCAAACACCAACGCAATGATGGTCATCAGCAGCAGCGCAAACACCTGCGCGCCAGTGCTATCGGTTTGCACGAACCACAGCATCAGCAGGAAGGAAACCACCAGCGCCGCAAGGTTCATCTTATGACGATGCGGCAGCATCAGCGCTGAAGAGGAGATCTTGCCGCGCAGTTTGCCAAATGCCACCAGTGAACCGGTGAAGGTCACCGCACCGATAAAGATGCCGAGGAACACTTCGGTCAGATGGATATTTTCCATCACCGGCGCGAGGCCTGGCGCGTGGTCGATGTAACTGTTGAAACCCACTAACACCGCCGCCAAACCGACAAAGCTGTGCAGAATGGCAACCAGCTCTGGCATTTCGGTCATTTCGACTTTCTTCGCCAGGCGCAAGCCAATCGCACCACCAATCACCATCGCCACCAAAATCCAGGCAACGTTACCGGTATTCGGGCCAAAAATGGTGGCCAGCAGCGCAATGGCCATGCCGCTCATGCCAAAAATATTACCCTGCTTCGAGGTCTCGTGTTTCGAGAGACCAGCAAGGCTGCAAATAAACAGAATCGCGGCAACAATATATGCTGCAGTAACTAATCCGCCAGACATGTTGCTACCCCTTAATTCTTACGAAACATTTTCAGCATGCGCTGGGTGACGGTGAAACCACCGAAGATATTGATGCTGGCGATCAGCACGGCGATAAACGACAGAATCGTTACCCAACCGCCGTGGCCCATTTGCAGCACCGCACCCACCACAATAATGCCGGAAATGGCGTTGGTGACGGCCATCAACGGCGTGTGCAATGCGTGACTCACGTTCCACACCACGTAATAGCCGACCACGCAAGAGAGCGCGAAGACGGTGAAGTGCGACAGGAAGTCCGCTGGCGCCACGTTCGCCAGGCAGGCAAACAGTACCACTGCCAACGCCAGTAGCAGATACTTACGCCACGGCGAAACCGGCTTGGCTTCGGCCTTCGGCAGCGGCTGGGCTGCGGGTTGCGCTTTCGGCGCGGCGGAAACCTGAATCGGCGGCGCTGGCCATGTCACTTCGCCATCACGAATTACCGTCACGCCACGCACTACCACGTCTTCGAAATCAACGGTGATTTCGCCGTTTTTCTCTTTGCACAACAGTTTCAGCAGGTTGACGAGGTTGGTACCGTAAAGCTGTGAGGATTGCGTAGGCAAGCGGCTTGGCAAATCGGTGTAGCCGATAATCTTCACGCCGTTGGGGGTTAAGGTCACCTGATCGGCAACCGTCAATTCGCAGTTACCGCCGGTTTGCGCCGCCAGATCGACGATCACGCTGCCCGGCTTCATGCTGGCAACCATCTCGGCAGTAATCAGCTTCGGTGCCGGACGGCCTGGAATCAGCGCGGTGGTGACAATAATGTCGACGTCTTTTGCCTGCGCGGCAAA carries:
- the pntB gene encoding Re/Si-specific NAD(P)(+) transhydrogenase subunit beta, translating into MSGGLVTAAYIVAAILFICSLAGLSKHETSKQGNIFGMSGMAIALLATIFGPNTGNVAWILVAMVIGGAIGLRLAKKVEMTEMPELVAILHSFVGLAAVLVGFNSYIDHAPGLAPVMENIHLTEVFLGIFIGAVTFTGSLVAFGKLRGKISSSALMLPHRHKMNLAALVVSFLLMLWFVQTDSTGAQVFALLLMTIIALVFGWHLVASIGGADMPVVVSMLNSYSGWAAAAAGFMLSNDLLIVTGALVGSSGAILSYIMCKAMNRSFISVIAGGFGTDVSVGGESDEVGEHREITAEETAEMLKASSSVVITPGYGMAVAQAQYPVAEITEKLRARGIKVRFGIHPVAGRLPGHMNVLLAEAKVPYDVVLEMDEINDDFSDTDTVLVIGANDTVNPAALEDPRSPIAGMPVLEVWKAQNVIVFKRSMSTGYAGVQNPLFFKGNTQMLFGDAKASVEGILRAL
- the uspE gene encoding universal stress protein UspE, coding for MSRYQNILVAIDAQQDDQPALRRAVYLNQRIGGKIKAFLPIYDFSYEMTTLLSPDERSNMRKGVISQRTEWIRQQAQAYIEAGVEIEIKVVWHNRPYEAIIQEIMAHQHDLVLKMAHQHDRLEAVIFTPTDWHLLRKCPCPVWMVKDQAWPEGGKAVVAVNLASEEPHHDELNQKLIRETTLLAEMVNHTEVHLVGAYPITPINIAIELPDFDPSVYNDAIRGQHLVAMKALRQKFSIGEEFTHVAKGLPEEVIPDIASHLDAGIVVLGTIGRTGLSAAFLGNTAEQVIDHLRCDLLAIKPDDFKSPIDYDDEEDEDD
- the pntA gene encoding Re/Si-specific NAD(P)(+) transhydrogenase subunit alpha is translated as MLIGIPKERLANESRVAATPKTVEQLIKLGFSVTVEQSAGLRASFDDESFIAVGATISNTQDVWQSDIVLKVNAPDDQEIELTRAGSTLVSFIWPAQNPALLEKLAARNVTVMAMDSVPRISRAQALDALSSMANIAGYRAIVEAAHEFGRFFTGQITAAGKVPPAKVMVIGAGVAGLAAIGAAGSLGAIVRAFDTRPEVKEQVQSMGAEFLELDFEEEAGSGDGYAKVMSEAFIKAEMELFAAQAKDVDIIVTTALIPGRPAPKLITAEMVASMKPGSVIVDLAAQTGGNCELTVADQVTLTPNGVKIIGYTDLPSRLPTQSSQLYGTNLVNLLKLLCKEKNGEITVDFEDVVVRGVTVIRDGEVTWPAPPIQVSAAPKAQPAAQPLPKAEAKPVSPWRKYLLLALAVVLFACLANVAPADFLSHFTVFALSCVVGYYVVWNVSHALHTPLMAVTNAISGIIVVGAVLQMGHGGWVTILSFIAVLIASINIFGGFTVTQRMLKMFRKN
- a CDS encoding FNR family transcription factor — translated: MIQEKRSIRRIQSGGCAIHCQDCSISQLCIPFTLNEHELDQLDNIIERKKPIQKGQTLFKAGDELKSLYAIRSGTIKSYTITEQGDEQITGFHLAGDLVGFDAIVGAKHPSFAQALETAMVCEIPFETLDDLSGKMPALRQQMMRLMSGEIKGDQDMILLLSKKNAEERLAAFVWNLSRRFGQRGFSQREFRLTMTRGDIGNYLGLTVETISRLLGRFQKSGMLAVKGKYITIENHALLAELAGQTEQAA